A single Ktedonobacteraceae bacterium DNA region contains:
- a CDS encoding CaiB/BaiF CoA-transferase family protein, translating to MSQPLNGIRVLDLSRLLPGAYASQMLADFGADVIKVEEPGSGDYGRFMPPHGAGGMSLYYLAINRNKRSITLNLKSAEGREIFLRLVRDADVLLESFRPGVLERLGLSYEQLQEVKPGLIYCAISGYGQDGPYRLRAGHDLNYAGYAGLLHYNRAPNGEPVMPATQFGDLAGGSFMAVIGILTALLGRNQTGEGRMIDVSMTEGVMALLPLFATAYLNTGEAPYPGRSALDGGLPCYNIYETADGKHVTLAALEYKFWHTFCTRVGHLELLPFHTPAGPGEREQAMDMLRAIFKTKTRDEWIAELADIDACVGPVYSIDEALNDPHAQARGTSVTGAKLPETGETFRTLPTFPRVSGVADEQRYPPPGLGEHTNELLHEAGYSDEEIAQFRAAGVI from the coding sequence ATGAGCCAGCCTCTCAATGGAATTCGTGTTCTCGACCTCTCGCGCCTGCTCCCTGGCGCCTATGCATCGCAGATGCTGGCGGATTTCGGCGCCGACGTCATCAAAGTCGAGGAGCCGGGCAGCGGCGATTATGGACGTTTTATGCCACCCCATGGTGCGGGCGGCATGAGCCTGTACTACCTGGCCATCAACCGTAATAAACGCAGTATCACCCTCAATCTCAAATCGGCTGAGGGACGCGAGATATTCCTGCGCCTGGTGCGCGACGCCGATGTGCTGCTGGAAAGCTTCCGTCCCGGTGTGCTGGAACGCCTGGGCCTGAGCTACGAACAACTTCAGGAAGTGAAACCGGGCCTGATCTACTGCGCCATCAGCGGCTACGGGCAGGATGGCCCCTATCGCCTGCGCGCCGGACACGACCTGAACTATGCTGGCTATGCCGGCCTGCTCCACTACAATCGCGCGCCCAATGGCGAACCTGTCATGCCTGCTACACAGTTCGGCGACCTGGCCGGAGGGAGTTTTATGGCCGTTATCGGCATTTTGACCGCGCTGCTGGGCCGCAATCAGACGGGCGAGGGACGCATGATCGATGTCTCCATGACCGAGGGCGTCATGGCGCTGCTGCCACTCTTTGCCACTGCCTATTTAAATACCGGGGAGGCTCCCTATCCAGGGCGGTCCGCGCTTGATGGCGGACTTCCTTGCTACAATATCTATGAAACGGCGGATGGCAAGCACGTTACGCTGGCCGCGCTCGAATATAAATTCTGGCATACCTTCTGCACCCGTGTTGGACACCTGGAATTGCTGCCGTTTCACACCCCTGCCGGTCCCGGCGAGCGCGAGCAGGCCATGGACATGCTGCGCGCCATCTTCAAGACTAAAACACGCGACGAATGGATCGCGGAACTGGCCGATATCGATGCCTGTGTTGGTCCCGTCTACAGCATCGACGAGGCGCTCAACGACCCGCATGCCCAGGCGCGCGGCACCAGCGTCACTGGCGCAAAACTGCCCGAAACAGGCGAAACGTTCCGCACGCTACCAACGTTTCCCCGCGTATCTGGTGTCGCGGACGAGCAACGTTACCCGCCACCCGGGTTGGGCGAGCATACCAACGAGTTGTTGCATGAAGCCGGTTACAGCGATGAAGAGATCGCGCAATTTCGAGCGGCAGGAGTGATATGA
- a CDS encoding M20 family metallopeptidase, whose amino-acid sequence MSKHRDIEQAERTMVPYLDDLKTIVNIDSGTYTKSGIDRVASYLQERFSAFGFSTHIEKQQEYGNHLIATHTGKAPHGPRILLIGHIDTVFAEGEAERRPFTIMQRDGKRIATGPGVLDMKSGVLIGMYGLHLLIDAQEDNYSSVTFLCNSDEEIGSPSSRPIVQELARQSDAVLVLEPGRAEGTVVSSRKGCGQYRVEVHGLSAHAGVEPEKGRNAILELSYQVQKMQALNGTIPGATLSVGIIRGGERTNVVPDYAYFDMDVRVSDQAGLEALEAAMRNVTKQNVLQGTRITLSGSVLVPPFERNTANARLVELVKEAGRELGLKIQDVGSGGASDANTSAALGIPTLDGLGAGGGLAHNPGEYIELDYLPKRIALLAGLVKKIGA is encoded by the coding sequence ATGAGCAAACACCGCGACATCGAACAGGCCGAGCGCACGATGGTGCCTTACCTCGACGACCTGAAAACCATCGTCAATATCGACTCCGGCACCTATACTAAGTCCGGCATAGATCGCGTCGCATCGTACTTACAGGAGCGTTTCTCGGCCTTCGGCTTCTCAACGCACATCGAGAAGCAGCAAGAATACGGAAACCACCTCATCGCCACCCATACCGGTAAGGCGCCGCATGGTCCGCGCATCCTGCTGATCGGGCATATCGATACCGTCTTCGCCGAAGGTGAGGCCGAGCGCCGCCCTTTTACCATCATGCAGCGCGACGGGAAACGCATCGCTACAGGTCCGGGGGTCCTCGATATGAAATCGGGCGTCCTGATCGGTATGTACGGGCTGCATCTCTTGATAGATGCGCAGGAGGACAACTATTCCAGCGTGACCTTCCTCTGTAATAGCGACGAAGAGATCGGCTCGCCGAGCAGCCGGCCAATCGTGCAGGAACTGGCGCGGCAATCCGACGCCGTCTTAGTGCTGGAGCCGGGACGCGCGGAAGGAACCGTTGTTTCTTCGCGCAAAGGCTGCGGCCAGTACCGTGTAGAGGTGCATGGTCTATCCGCCCACGCGGGCGTCGAACCTGAAAAGGGGCGCAATGCCATCCTGGAGCTTTCTTACCAGGTGCAAAAGATGCAGGCGCTCAACGGCACCATTCCGGGAGCCACGCTCAGCGTGGGCATCATTCGCGGCGGCGAGCGCACCAACGTCGTACCGGACTACGCCTATTTTGATATGGACGTGCGCGTAAGCGACCAGGCCGGTCTCGAAGCGTTGGAAGCAGCCATGCGCAACGTAACGAAGCAAAACGTGCTGCAAGGCACGCGCATCACGCTCAGCGGCAGCGTCCTGGTTCCCCCGTTTGAGCGCAATACAGCCAACGCCCGGCTCGTCGAACTGGTCAAGGAGGCCGGTCGCGAACTCGGCCTGAAGATACAGGACGTGGGCAGCGGAGGCGCATCGGATGCCAACACCTCCGCCGCACTGGGCATACCAACGCTGGATGGCTTAGGCGCCGGTGGCGGCCTCGCGCACAATCCCGGCGAATATATCGAGCTGGATTATTTGCCGAAGCGTATTGCATTGCTGGCAGGACTGGTGAAGAAGATCGGCGCGTAA
- a CDS encoding aminotransferase class I/II-fold pyridoxal phosphate-dependent enzyme: MNYGKQHIHDLPINDITTLGLYAQQVQREAEARGEVLPPAVRLQIGEPSFRTPEHIRQAAIESINNEPITYGPPVGWPWLRELIAAKIARVDGYEVGPQNVAIALGGTGAIMTTLLATVGVGDEVLIPDPHWPHYSIQLATCGATAVSYPLDSHSEWLPDIARLEQLVTPRTRMLIINSPGNPTGAVFPRQVIAGLLDFARRHDLYLLSDESYDEIIFEGQHTSPASLMSRDEFESGRVICVYTFSKSYSMTGWRIGYIAAGSELIKTISYVLDGSYTNVSTIVQRAAAAALSGPQDCVAGMRDAYHRRRDLVVRLLKEHGRYLYTPHGAFYALIDVTNRGQKPGRQFALDLLRERNVAVAAGSNFGSVAENYVRISMAASEEEIERGVREICEFADR; encoded by the coding sequence GTGAACTACGGTAAGCAGCACATCCACGACCTGCCGATCAACGACATCACCACGCTTGGCCTCTATGCACAGCAGGTGCAGCGAGAGGCGGAGGCGCGCGGAGAAGTATTGCCGCCGGCCGTGCGGTTGCAAATAGGGGAGCCAAGTTTCCGCACGCCGGAGCATATTCGCCAGGCTGCCATCGAATCCATCAACAACGAGCCAATCACTTATGGCCCACCTGTTGGCTGGCCCTGGCTGCGCGAATTGATCGCCGCCAAGATTGCGCGCGTCGATGGTTATGAAGTCGGCCCGCAAAATGTCGCCATCGCCCTGGGCGGTACGGGCGCGATTATGACGACGCTGCTCGCGACGGTGGGCGTGGGCGACGAAGTGCTTATTCCAGACCCGCACTGGCCGCACTATAGCATCCAGCTCGCTACCTGCGGCGCCACCGCCGTTTCATATCCGCTCGACTCTCATAGTGAATGGCTGCCGGATATCGCGCGCCTGGAGCAACTCGTCACACCTCGCACGCGCATGCTGATCATCAACAGTCCCGGCAATCCCACCGGCGCGGTATTTCCTCGCCAGGTCATCGCCGGCCTGCTCGACTTTGCCCGCCGCCATGACCTCTACCTGCTCTCAGACGAAAGCTACGACGAAATTATCTTCGAGGGGCAGCATACCAGCCCGGCATCGCTGATGTCACGCGACGAGTTTGAATCCGGGCGCGTTATCTGCGTCTACACTTTTTCCAAATCCTACTCCATGACCGGCTGGCGCATCGGCTACATCGCAGCCGGTTCGGAACTGATCAAGACCATCTCCTATGTGCTTGACGGCAGCTACACCAATGTCAGCACGATTGTGCAGCGAGCGGCAGCCGCGGCCTTAAGCGGCCCGCAAGACTGCGTTGCCGGGATGCGTGATGCCTATCACCGCCGTCGTGACCTGGTAGTGCGCCTGCTCAAAGAGCATGGTCGCTATCTCTACACTCCTCACGGCGCATTTTACGCCCTGATCGATGTCACGAATCGCGGCCAGAAGCCAGGAAGGCAATTTGCGCTTGATCTCTTGCGCGAGCGCAACGTCGCCGTGGCTGCCGGAAGCAACTTCGGCTCGGTAGCGGAAAATTATGTGCGTATCTCGATGGCCGCTTCAGAAGAGGAGATCGAGCGCGGCGTGCGCGAGATTTGCGAGTTCGCGGACCGCTGA
- a CDS encoding methyltransferase domain-containing protein: MGGDVMDVTKGEYFTKMTRIILSYIQVEPLFMARQKGLDAAEISPDLGLSRVMVALTPEGVVFPGGERVSWQNLEKIRKSEVNCFLVEEDAVKSIQVFSEYTNRVCGLMPTKGAPSMLIAGFVMHRIKDIDPMQDTSRKIASITPVVGRVLDTATGLGYTAIEAAKTAEQVVTIELDPGAQEIARLNPWSQALFDNPKIEQIIGDAYEVVQAFEDESFARIIHDPPTFSLAGDLYSGAFYRQLYRVLKRGGRLFHYIGDPNSKASGGVTKGALRRLQEAGFARVTRRPEAFGVVAYK; encoded by the coding sequence GTGGGCGGCGATGTGATGGATGTGACGAAAGGCGAATACTTCACAAAAATGACACGCATCATTTTATCCTATATCCAGGTTGAGCCGCTCTTCATGGCGCGGCAAAAAGGGCTGGATGCAGCCGAAATCTCGCCCGATTTAGGGCTTTCGAGGGTGATGGTAGCGCTTACCCCTGAAGGTGTCGTGTTTCCCGGCGGCGAGAGGGTGAGCTGGCAAAATCTGGAGAAGATTCGTAAATCGGAGGTCAACTGCTTCCTGGTCGAGGAGGATGCGGTCAAAAGCATACAGGTATTCTCGGAGTACACGAACCGCGTGTGCGGCCTGATGCCGACAAAAGGCGCGCCCAGCATGCTGATCGCCGGGTTTGTCATGCACCGCATCAAGGATATCGACCCGATGCAGGATACCTCGAGGAAGATTGCCAGCATTACGCCTGTAGTGGGGCGCGTGCTGGATACGGCGACGGGCCTCGGTTACACGGCCATCGAGGCGGCTAAAACTGCTGAGCAGGTGGTGACGATAGAGCTTGATCCTGGGGCGCAGGAGATTGCACGGCTCAATCCCTGGTCTCAGGCCCTGTTCGATAATCCTAAGATCGAGCAGATCATAGGCGATGCCTACGAAGTCGTACAGGCATTCGAGGATGAGAGTTTTGCGCGCATTATTCACGACCCGCCCACGTTCAGCCTGGCGGGCGATCTCTATTCGGGCGCGTTTTACCGCCAGCTCTACCGCGTTCTCAAACGCGGTGGCCGCCTGTTTCACTATATCGGCGATCCCAACAGCAAGGCCAGCGGGGGCGTGACGAAAGGCGCGCTGCGACGCCTGCAGGAGGCCGGTTTTGCGCGTGTCACGCGCAGGCCGGAGGCGTTCGGAGTCGTGGCATATAAATAA
- a CDS encoding WD40 repeat domain-containing protein codes for MSILDKPLTPRPERSKRPFIILGIVIVLILILLLFTNVGNDVTFVQHFVTAPNHFTYNGHSNYVSAVGWSPDGKRIASASGDGTVQVWDASNGGHVLTYRGHSGDVLTMAWSPDGQYIASGGLDTTVQVWNATTGAHVSTYHGHTDAVYDVVWSPDGRRIASASNDGTVQVWDALTGKNVASYSNQSNGRGQAAPFNAVAWSPDGKRIAVGGNGDVMLLDATTARVLGYLGHQGGIVHALAWSPDGRYLAVGSSNTTVELWDMTSGNNVFNYTGHTADVLAVAWSPDGKRIASASSDGTVQVWDALTGNHAYIYRGHADYYWGHFTSGASVDAVAWSPDGKRIASGGSDNTVQVWAAM; via the coding sequence ATGTCAATACTTGACAAGCCTCTAACACCGCGGCCCGAGCGTTCAAAACGCCCCTTTATCATCCTGGGCATCGTAATTGTATTGATCCTTATCCTGCTGCTATTTACCAATGTTGGCAATGATGTTACTTTTGTACAGCACTTTGTGACGGCTCCCAACCACTTCACCTACAATGGCCATTCCAATTACGTCAGTGCCGTGGGCTGGTCACCGGACGGCAAGCGCATCGCGTCGGCGAGCGGCGATGGCACCGTGCAGGTCTGGGATGCCTCCAACGGTGGGCATGTCCTGACCTATCGCGGTCATTCCGGGGATGTGCTAACCATGGCATGGTCGCCCGATGGGCAATACATCGCTTCCGGCGGGCTTGATACAACCGTGCAGGTCTGGAACGCTACCACAGGCGCCCATGTCTCTACATATCACGGGCACACCGACGCGGTTTATGACGTTGTGTGGTCGCCGGATGGCAGGCGCATTGCCTCGGCCAGCAACGATGGCACCGTGCAGGTCTGGGACGCGCTGACAGGGAAAAATGTTGCCAGTTACAGCAATCAATCTAACGGCAGGGGCCAGGCAGCGCCCTTTAACGCTGTGGCATGGTCGCCGGACGGCAAACGCATCGCGGTGGGCGGAAATGGTGATGTAATGCTGCTGGATGCGACAACAGCAAGGGTGCTGGGCTATCTCGGCCACCAGGGCGGCATTGTGCATGCCCTGGCATGGTCACCGGACGGCAGATACCTGGCTGTGGGCAGTTCCAACACTACCGTCGAGCTATGGGATATGACCAGCGGAAATAACGTCTTCAACTACACCGGCCACACCGCCGACGTACTTGCCGTAGCCTGGTCACCGGACGGCAAGCGTATCGCCTCCGCCAGCTCCGATGGCACCGTGCAGGTCTGGGACGCGCTCACAGGCAACCACGCCTACATCTATCGCGGCCACGCCGACTACTACTGGGGCCATTTCACATCAGGGGCATCCGTAGACGCCGTAGCGTGGTCGCCGGACGGCAAACGCATTGCGTCGGGGGGAAGCGATAATACGGTGCAGGTGTGGGCGGCGATGTGA
- a CDS encoding PadR family transcriptional regulator: protein MQISEPAEYAILGLLEGQPMHGYEMFQQFQTGTLRQIVHLEMSQMYAFLKKLEQLKYIEADLEAQGARPPRKVFHLTGAGRETFFDWLSKPVERPREIRIVFLIKLYFTQRIRPDQITRLIDDEVLACQKFLDYLEAQRLPDARTSDTAFFDHVVLRSRIHQTRAVLDWLHELQSEFAGIY from the coding sequence ATGCAAATCAGCGAACCCGCGGAATATGCCATCCTGGGGCTGCTTGAAGGGCAACCGATGCATGGCTACGAGATGTTCCAGCAATTCCAGACCGGTACCCTGCGCCAGATCGTTCACCTGGAAATGAGCCAGATGTACGCCTTCCTGAAGAAACTCGAACAACTCAAATATATTGAGGCGGACCTGGAAGCGCAGGGCGCTCGACCGCCGCGCAAGGTCTTCCACCTGACAGGCGCGGGCCGCGAGACCTTTTTTGACTGGCTCAGCAAACCGGTCGAGCGCCCGCGCGAGATTCGCATCGTCTTTCTCATCAAACTCTATTTCACGCAGCGTATTCGCCCGGACCAGATTACGCGGCTCATCGACGATGAAGTGCTGGCCTGCCAGAAATTCCTGGACTATCTTGAGGCGCAGCGGCTCCCCGACGCCCGGACCAGCGACACCGCCTTCTTCGACCATGTCGTCCTGCGCAGCCGCATTCACCAGACGCGCGCCGTCCTGGACTGGCTCCATGAACTGCAAAGCGAGTTCGCCGGCATCTATTGA
- the ccsB gene encoding c-type cytochrome biogenesis protein CcsB, whose product MLLLFIAATTSPGTQELGSLSNYLFTSAVVMLVVMTLAYLWYTLGSARFAKELAVEGAQARSASKARAGKAALAGGGVTTLVRSDVVLHEQPDGEQPIALNRGLIAIGRIGTIVGWMAVFMLFLSLLFRTIVEQHAPWSNLYEFSLSFTTALLLCYLIFEARFHERVRAWGLYVCVLAVVTLGIAIYLGITYNMISDSSQLIPALQDQPILTVHVSMAIFAYALFSVAFGAGLIILVQGGEGQRFTWLPSAEAADELGYKAVIVGFPLLALTLILGAYWANYAWGHYWSWDPKETSALITWLIYAVYLHARGIRNWRGKRAGWLLTIGFIATLFTYYGVSFFVPSLHSYATPK is encoded by the coding sequence ATGCTACTTTTATTTATAGCCGCAACCACATCGCCTGGAACACAGGAGCTTGGTAGCCTGTCTAACTATTTGTTCACATCAGCGGTCGTCATGCTCGTCGTCATGACGCTGGCCTACCTGTGGTACACGCTTGGCTCGGCCCGCTTCGCGAAGGAACTGGCAGTCGAGGGCGCGCAGGCCAGGAGCGCTAGCAAGGCCAGAGCCGGTAAAGCGGCGCTTGCCGGGGGTGGCGTCACGACGCTGGTGCGCAGCGATGTCGTCCTGCATGAGCAGCCGGACGGCGAGCAGCCCATCGCGCTCAACCGCGGCCTGATTGCCATCGGACGCATCGGTACCATCGTGGGATGGATGGCCGTCTTCATGCTGTTCCTGTCATTGCTCTTCCGCACTATTGTGGAGCAGCACGCACCATGGAGCAACCTGTACGAGTTCAGTCTGAGCTTCACCACGGCCCTGCTGCTCTGCTACCTGATCTTCGAGGCGCGTTTCCACGAACGCGTGCGTGCCTGGGGCCTCTACGTCTGCGTCCTGGCAGTTGTCACGCTCGGCATAGCCATCTATCTCGGCATTACTTATAACATGATCAGCGACTCGTCGCAGCTGATCCCCGCGCTGCAAGACCAGCCCATCCTGACCGTTCATGTTTCGATGGCTATTTTCGCCTACGCGCTCTTCAGCGTGGCATTTGGCGCGGGCCTCATCATCCTGGTACAGGGCGGCGAAGGACAACGTTTCACGTGGCTTCCATCGGCAGAGGCCGCCGACGAGCTGGGATACAAAGCCGTCATCGTCGGTTTCCCATTATTGGCCCTCACCCTCATTCTTGGCGCGTACTGGGCAAACTACGCCTGGGGACATTACTGGAGCTGGGATCCGAAAGAGACGTCGGCCCTCATCACCTGGCTGATCTACGCCGTCTACCTGCACGCGCGCGGCATCCGCAACTGGCGCGGCAAACGCGCCGGCTGGCTTCTGACCATCGGTTTCATCGCGACGCTGTTCACCTATTATGGCGTGAGCTTCTTTGTGCCCAGCCTACATAGCTACGCGACACCGAAATAA
- a CDS encoding DUF2277 domain-containing protein, with product MCRNIKTLYNFEPPVTGEEIRAAALQYVRKISGFNKPSQANEAAFFAAVDTIEAASRELLASLQTNAPPKDREEEAVKAKARSARRFSQ from the coding sequence ATGTGTAGAAACATCAAGACGCTCTACAACTTCGAGCCGCCCGTGACCGGGGAAGAGATACGGGCAGCCGCGTTACAATATGTGCGCAAAATAAGCGGCTTCAACAAGCCCTCGCAGGCCAATGAAGCCGCGTTCTTTGCCGCCGTCGATACGATAGAGGCAGCTTCCAGAGAGCTTCTCGCCTCGCTTCAGACAAATGCGCCACCGAAGGATCGGGAAGAAGAGGCCGTCAAAGCGAAAGCGCGATCTGCGCGCAGATTTTCGCAGTAA
- a CDS encoding S53 family peptidase, with protein sequence MKKLACTLSFIALWALVSLGATPGALAKSSAPAATPYVHVCASAPLDYASCMAILAVNSQFRPDSGPAGYHPADLQSAYNLPSASQGNGQTVAIVDAFDDPNAEADLGVYRSTFGLPACTTGNGCFKKVNQQGQQGNYPTPNAGWAAEISLDLDMVSAICPNCHILLVEADNNHFRNLGKSVNEAVKLGANAVSNSYSGNEAKKEIKIQANDYNHPGVAITASSGDSGYGTGAPAVFNTLTAIGGTHLTRGGGSRGWSETAWSGSGSGCSKYISKPSWQTDPDCSNRTVSDVSADADPATGVSVYDTFQAPGWQVYGGTSVSSPIIASVYALAGNEGSINYGSYPYLNYNYSTNMNDVTSGSNGNCGNYICNAGPGYDGPTGLGTPEGTGAF encoded by the coding sequence TTGAAGAAACTCGCCTGTACCCTCTCTTTTATTGCTCTGTGGGCGCTCGTCTCCCTCGGCGCAACGCCCGGAGCTCTCGCGAAAAGCTCTGCCCCGGCCGCAACGCCCTACGTGCATGTATGCGCGTCCGCTCCACTCGACTATGCCAGCTGCATGGCCATCCTGGCGGTGAACTCGCAGTTCCGCCCGGACTCAGGCCCGGCCGGCTATCATCCCGCCGATCTGCAATCGGCCTACAATCTGCCCTCCGCTTCGCAGGGCAACGGCCAGACCGTCGCCATCGTTGATGCTTTCGACGACCCGAATGCCGAAGCCGACCTGGGCGTCTATCGTTCAACGTTTGGTCTACCCGCCTGCACCACCGGCAACGGCTGCTTCAAAAAGGTGAACCAGCAGGGCCAGCAGGGCAACTACCCGACCCCCAATGCCGGCTGGGCCGCGGAAATCTCGCTCGACCTCGACATGGTCAGCGCCATCTGCCCGAACTGCCATATTCTGCTGGTCGAAGCCGACAACAACCACTTCAGGAACCTTGGCAAGTCGGTTAATGAGGCCGTAAAGCTGGGAGCCAACGCGGTCAGCAACAGCTACAGCGGCAACGAGGCCAAAAAGGAAATCAAGATTCAGGCCAACGACTACAATCATCCCGGCGTTGCCATCACCGCCAGCTCTGGCGACAGTGGGTATGGCACAGGCGCCCCGGCCGTCTTCAATACGTTGACTGCCATCGGCGGAACTCATCTGACCAGGGGCGGCGGCAGCCGTGGCTGGTCAGAGACGGCATGGAGTGGTTCGGGTAGCGGATGCAGTAAATACATCTCCAAGCCCAGCTGGCAGACAGACCCGGACTGCAGCAACAGGACAGTTTCTGATGTATCAGCCGATGCCGATCCCGCGACCGGCGTTTCTGTCTACGATACCTTCCAGGCACCCGGCTGGCAGGTCTATGGTGGCACCAGCGTCTCCTCGCCGATTATTGCCAGCGTCTACGCGCTCGCCGGCAACGAGGGCAGCATCAACTACGGTTCATATCCCTACCTGAACTACAATTACAGCACCAATATGAACGACGTAACGTCAGGCAGCAACGGCAACTGCGGCAACTACATCTGCAACGCCGGCCCTGGCTATGATGGCCCTACCGGACTTGGCACGCCAGAAGGGACAGGAGCTTTCTAG
- a CDS encoding MaoC/PaaZ C-terminal domain-containing protein, with product MSIVDAAVGDTLSPLVKPPITLEQLQRYAEASGDHNPIHIDEEAAHRVGLDSIIAHGMLSMAFLGQFVMQQIAGIEHAEFSQLKVRFVNMVRLGDTLTCLGVVKARESNGTRDAITLECWAQNQKGEKVTTGEAVVFVPLLQRNEVGA from the coding sequence ATGAGCATTGTCGACGCAGCAGTTGGAGACACGCTTTCACCGCTGGTCAAGCCGCCGATCACATTGGAGCAACTCCAGCGCTATGCGGAAGCGTCGGGCGACCATAATCCTATCCATATCGATGAGGAGGCTGCGCACCGCGTCGGGTTGGACAGCATCATCGCTCACGGCATGCTCAGTATGGCCTTTCTCGGTCAATTCGTGATGCAGCAGATCGCCGGGATCGAGCATGCGGAATTTTCACAACTGAAAGTGCGCTTCGTCAACATGGTGCGCCTGGGCGATACGCTCACCTGCCTGGGTGTGGTCAAGGCCCGCGAGTCTAATGGTACGCGAGATGCTATTACCCTGGAATGCTGGGCACAGAACCAGAAAGGCGAGAAAGTCACCACCGGGGAAGCGGTCGTCTTTGTTCCATTGCTGCAAAGAAACGAGGTTGGCGCATGA
- a CDS encoding long-chain fatty acid--CoA ligase has protein sequence MTGEKRITDLQDIQVLYDLAIYNYEHFGIYKMLIYEDAQHEEVREYTNLEVAREATQLAAGLRALGIQKGDRVIVMMINSPEVIIAYQAIARAGAIIVPVLPLLKGPEVRYIAENSAAKAIITSAILLPLLQNALAEVSTMEHIIATGIEARDAEADQSAVGAVNRPLRAYRDVLAMGTAYADRFLEDLEGVSLSPGDTSVTIYTSGTTGRPKGVMLSHRNLVSNALSGLGTDRAERRGQHQLTVLPLAHSYGLLVSNVSYLSGATIVMHPRFDTGAVLAAIERYRIRGFAGVPAMYVALLYAPDADKYDTSSLEDCVCGSAPLPVAVLEAFEQKYGCRILEGYGLTEASTVLTGHGVDMVRKPGSVGKPVEGVELMIVDDNDQPVPTGEVGEIVARGPNIMQGYYNMPEETRVALRNGWLHTGDMGRLDEDGYLYIVERKKDLIIRGGFNIYPRDVEEVLNRHPAVIESAVIGIPSERMGEEVKAFVVTREEVDAETLKAFCRESLANYKTPSEIEFVRALPRNLVGKIDKKELRRGHVH, from the coding sequence ATGACAGGCGAGAAACGCATAACAGACCTGCAGGATATCCAGGTGCTGTACGATCTTGCCATCTACAATTATGAACATTTCGGCATCTACAAGATGCTGATTTACGAAGACGCGCAGCACGAAGAGGTACGCGAGTATACAAATCTGGAGGTTGCGCGAGAGGCTACGCAGCTTGCCGCCGGTCTGCGGGCGCTTGGCATCCAGAAAGGCGACCGCGTCATCGTAATGATGATCAATTCGCCGGAGGTCATCATTGCGTACCAGGCGATTGCGCGGGCCGGAGCTATCATCGTTCCCGTCCTTCCCCTGCTCAAGGGACCCGAAGTGCGCTACATCGCCGAAAACTCTGCTGCTAAAGCCATTATTACCAGCGCGATCCTGCTGCCCCTCCTGCAAAATGCCCTCGCGGAGGTATCCACGATGGAACATATCATTGCGACGGGTATTGAGGCACGGGACGCGGAAGCCGATCAATCGGCGGTGGGCGCGGTAAACCGGCCCCTACGGGCTTATCGTGATGTTTTGGCGATGGGAACAGCATACGCGGATCGTTTTCTTGAGGATCTCGAGGGCGTCTCGCTTTCGCCTGGTGATACATCTGTCACCATTTATACCTCTGGCACGACCGGGCGGCCCAAGGGTGTGATGCTTTCGCATCGCAACCTGGTCTCCAACGCGCTCAGTGGGCTTGGCACAGATAGGGCGGAACGCCGGGGGCAGCACCAGCTGACCGTTTTGCCCCTGGCGCATAGCTATGGCCTGCTGGTCTCGAATGTCAGCTATTTAAGCGGCGCTACAATCGTGATGCACCCGCGCTTTGACACCGGCGCCGTGCTTGCGGCCATCGAACGCTACCGCATTCGGGGTTTCGCGGGCGTACCGGCCATGTACGTGGCCCTGCTCTATGCGCCGGATGCTGACAAATATGATACCAGCAGCCTGGAGGATTGCGTCTGCGGTTCGGCTCCGCTGCCCGTCGCGGTTCTGGAGGCTTTCGAGCAAAAATATGGCTGTCGCATCCTCGAGGGCTATGGCCTGACCGAGGCGAGTACCGTACTCACCGGCCATGGTGTGGATATGGTGCGCAAGCCCGGCTCCGTCGGCAAGCCGGTTGAGGGCGTCGAACTCATGATTGTGGATGACAATGACCAGCCCGTGCCTACAGGCGAAGTGGGCGAGATTGTCGCGCGCGGGCCTAATATCATGCAGGGCTACTACAACATGCCTGAGGAGACGCGGGTGGCCCTGCGCAACGGCTGGCTGCATACGGGGGATATGGGACGACTCGACGAAGACGGCTACCTGTACATCGTCGAACGCAAAAAAGACCTGATCATTCGCGGTGGATTCAATATCTACCCGCGTGACGTTGAAGAGGTACTCAACCGCCATCCGGCAGTGATCGAATCGGCGGTCATCGGCATCCCGTCCGAGCGTATGGGCGAGGAGGTCAAGGCCTTCGTCGTGACTCGCGAAGAGGTCGATGCAGAGACCCTCAAAGCCTTTTGTCGCGAATCGCTGGCGAACTACAAAACACCCAGCGAGATCGAATTTGTACGCGCGTTGCCGCGCAACCTGGTTGGCAAGATCGACAAGAAAGAACTGAGGAGAGGCCATGTCCATTGA